CCTTGGAAATATTACCAACTGATAAATATTTTTATCATCTTTTATGATTTCTTTTGTTGCTTGTATATTACTATCTGGTATTGTATACTTTTCTGTATATAATACTATTGTTTTTTTTTCTGCTTTTGAATCAAGTGTTTGTGTAAACGCATGAAAACAGAGAAAAGCAGAAAAAATCAAAATGATAGTTCTTTTCATAATTAACTCCTAGTTTTGTTCTATAACATCTTTCTGCATAAATACAACATCTCGAACTCTGCTACTTGAAAGTATTTTATCATTTATTCCATTCTTAATTTCATTTTCAAGAGCATCTTCATTATTTGTATTTCTTAATTCAGCTGCAGTTTTACCACTAAAATATCTACGTAAGAAAGCTTTTAATTCTACTGTTCTGGTTGTTATTTCAGTTTTTGTAGCATCATCACCTTTTTTATATGCAAGACCAACTTCAACTCTAACAGTAGCTGGAGGATCATCACATGTTGTTGTTTGAATAATTCCTAGAGAAGTATACCAGTCTAAGATTTCTCTCTGTCCTGATATATATTCTTCACTTGAAGGAATCGGAGTTACCTCCGCCTTATTCTCAAATAAACTTTCCAATGTACTAATATCATCTTCTTTTAAATTATAAGCTCTCCAGGTAACATCATTCTTTCCTTTGACTAATACCAGAAAAATTAAAGCTTCTGATGAATATACAGATTCAGCACATGCAACTATATAAATTTCATCTTTTTCATAATCATATTCATTTAATGCCTGACGAAAAAGCCAGTTATTTTTCTTTGTAAGTTTTTGTACTGGCGGAATAGTATCATCAATAGTTTCAGAAATTCTATCAAAGAATTCTTTTTCAGTGATACCTAAATCTTTTAATGTTCCTTGATATACAGCTACTGCATAACCTGAAAAATCTTTTGTATAATCTGAATAATATTTTAAGTTTGTATTCTGGGCAAAAGTAGAAAATGAAAGAAATAGAATTAGACTTAGAATAGAAAGAATCTTCTTCATATAAAACTCCTGATTGAAACTCAAAACACGATTCTTAACTATATATATAAATATAATATCATAGTTTTTTAATATTTCAAGATTAGGTGATTAACCAT
The Treponema bryantii DNA segment above includes these coding regions:
- a CDS encoding flagellar basal body-associated FliL family protein, translating into MKKILSILSLILFLSFSTFAQNTNLKYYSDYTKDFSGYAVAVYQGTLKDLGITEKEFFDRISETIDDTIPPVQKLTKKNNWLFRQALNEYDYEKDEIYIVACAESVYSSEALIFLVLVKGKNDVTWRAYNLKEDDISTLESLFENKAEVTPIPSSEEYISGQREILDWYTSLGIIQTTTCDDPPATVRVEVGLAYKKGDDATKTEITTRTVELKAFLRRYFSGKTAAELRNTNNEDALENEIKNGINDKILSSSRVRDVVFMQKDVIEQN